The following are from one region of the Pseudodesulfovibrio piezophilus C1TLV30 genome:
- the map gene encoding type I methionyl aminopeptidase, translated as MKKFRGVFLKNEKEIGLMREANRIVSRILDELGENVKPGVPTILFEEICRTRCAEYNVRPAFLGYQGFPFALCCSVNEEIVHGFPSDKRILQEGDIVSFDMGVVFNGFYGDSARTFGVGAVDPETKKLMDVTRESLHKGIEQALPGNNLYDISAAIQSYVEGFGFGIVRRFVGHGIGSHLHEKPEIPNFVPKGMTGVPLKAGMVLAIEPMVTVGSYEVEILDDNWTAVTKDRKMSAHFEHTIAVTSDGPTILSASE; from the coding sequence TTGAAGAAATTCAGGGGCGTGTTCCTCAAAAACGAAAAAGAGATTGGCCTCATGCGTGAGGCCAATCGTATTGTTTCAAGAATACTCGATGAGCTTGGTGAAAACGTCAAACCTGGCGTTCCCACAATTCTCTTTGAGGAGATTTGCCGGACACGGTGCGCTGAGTACAATGTGCGTCCTGCATTTCTGGGGTATCAGGGTTTTCCTTTTGCCCTTTGTTGTTCTGTAAACGAAGAGATTGTTCATGGATTTCCCTCTGACAAACGCATCCTTCAGGAAGGCGATATTGTCAGCTTTGATATGGGAGTCGTATTCAATGGTTTTTACGGCGATTCAGCTCGCACCTTTGGTGTGGGGGCTGTTGATCCTGAAACAAAAAAACTCATGGACGTAACTCGTGAGTCTCTTCATAAAGGTATCGAACAAGCCTTGCCTGGAAACAACTTGTATGACATCTCCGCGGCAATACAGTCATACGTTGAAGGGTTTGGTTTTGGAATAGTTCGTCGATTTGTCGGCCATGGGATCGGAAGTCATCTTCATGAGAAGCCTGAGATCCCCAACTTCGTCCCCAAGGGCATGACCGGTGTTCCTCTTAAAGCCGGTATGGTGCTTGCCATAGAGCCGATGGTCACGGTTGGGAGTTATGAAGTGGAAATATTGGACGATAATTGGACTGCAGTGACGAAAGACAGAAAAATGTCTGCTCATTTTGAGCACACGATCGCTGTAACCTCCGATGGACCGACGATATTGAGCGCCTCCGAATAA
- the rpmJ gene encoding 50S ribosomal protein L36, whose amino-acid sequence MKVRPSVKKMCSKCKVIRRNGVLRVICENPRHKQRQG is encoded by the coding sequence ATGAAAGTCAGACCTTCTGTTAAGAAAATGTGTTCCAAGTGCAAAGTAATCAGGCGCAACGGTGTTCTCAGGGTGATCTGCGAAAACCCGAGACACAAGCAACGTCAAGGATAA
- the rpsM gene encoding 30S ribosomal protein S13, whose translation MARIAGVDLPRNKRMDIALTYIYGIGRTMALQILDATNVDWKTNSDNLNADEVNLIRTEIENNYKVEGDLRREITTNIKRLMDIGCYRGLRHRRGLPVRGQKSKTNARTRKGPRRSVMGRKKK comes from the coding sequence ATGGCACGTATAGCTGGTGTAGATTTGCCGAGAAACAAGCGCATGGATATTGCGCTGACCTACATCTACGGTATAGGCCGGACCATGGCCCTGCAGATTCTCGATGCAACCAACGTTGACTGGAAAACCAATTCCGACAACCTGAATGCTGATGAGGTCAACCTCATTCGTACCGAGATTGAAAACAACTATAAAGTTGAGGGTGATCTCCGTCGTGAAATCACAACCAACATCAAGCGCCTGATGGATATCGGCTGCTACCGTGGCCTGCGCCATCGTCGTGGTCTCCCTGTTCGTGGGCAAAAGTCCAAGACAAATGCTCGTACTCGCAAGGGTCCCCGTCGTTCTGTCATGGGCCGCAAGAAGAAATAA
- the rpsK gene encoding 30S ribosomal protein S11 has translation MARPRRAGKKKEKKNIPVGIAHVKATFNNTIVTFTDVKGNVVSWASAGAHFKGSRKSTPFAAQMAAESAAKRAQDSGMRTVGIYVKGPGSGREAAMRAINNAGFKVTFIRDITPIPHNGCRPPKRRRV, from the coding sequence ATGGCTAGACCTCGTCGAGCTGGGAAGAAAAAAGAGAAGAAAAACATCCCCGTCGGCATCGCCCACGTCAAGGCCACGTTCAATAACACGATCGTGACCTTCACAGATGTCAAGGGCAATGTTGTTAGCTGGGCTTCTGCCGGTGCTCACTTCAAGGGTTCCCGCAAGTCCACTCCTTTTGCGGCACAGATGGCTGCCGAATCCGCCGCCAAACGCGCGCAGGATTCCGGTATGCGGACTGTCGGCATTTACGTCAAGGGCCCTGGCTCCGGACGTGAGGCTGCAATGCGCGCCATCAATAACGCTGGTTTCAAGGTTACGTTTATCCGGGATATCACACCTATTCCGCATAATGGTTGCCGTCCGCCCAAACGCCGCCGGGTTTAA
- the rpsD gene encoding 30S ribosomal protein S4, with the protein MARYTQAKCKLCRREGTKLFLKGDRCYTDKCAYEKRPYPPGHSGRMRHKMSDYAIQLREKQKVRRMYGILEGQFRDYYHRADGMKGVTGHNLLILLERRLDNVIFRLGYANSRDQARQLVRHGIFKMNGRRVNIPSMQVQPEDVIEVREEARKIPVINEAQEVIARRGCPEWLESDGANFKGTVKAMPSRDDIQFPINEQLIVELYSK; encoded by the coding sequence GTGGCAAGATATACTCAAGCAAAATGCAAGCTGTGCCGCCGCGAAGGAACCAAGTTGTTCCTCAAGGGCGATCGCTGCTATACTGATAAGTGCGCATACGAAAAGCGCCCATACCCTCCGGGACACTCCGGCCGCATGCGCCACAAGATGAGCGATTACGCCATCCAGTTGCGTGAAAAACAGAAAGTTCGCCGTATGTATGGCATTCTTGAAGGCCAGTTCCGTGATTATTATCATCGTGCTGACGGCATGAAGGGAGTTACAGGTCATAACCTGTTGATTCTCCTCGAACGCCGATTGGACAACGTCATCTTCCGTCTCGGTTATGCAAATTCCCGTGACCAGGCTCGTCAGTTGGTGCGTCATGGCATCTTTAAGATGAATGGACGTCGCGTGAACATTCCGTCCATGCAGGTCCAGCCTGAAGATGTCATTGAGGTCCGTGAGGAAGCTCGTAAGATCCCCGTGATTAACGAGGCTCAGGAAGTCATCGCCCGCCGCGGCTGCCCCGAGTGGTTGGAGTCCGACGGTGCTAACTTCAAAGGCACGGTCAAGGCCATGCCGAGCAGGGACGACATTCAGTTCCCGATCAACGAGCAGCTCATTGTCGAATTGTACTCCAAGTAA
- a CDS encoding DNA-directed RNA polymerase subunit alpha, with protein MLIENGDKLINTRNWSELVKPEKLARDPKSGENYGKFICEPLERGYATTIGNAMRRVLLSSMQGCAIVAASIEGVQHEFTTMPGVLEDMTEVVLNLKQVRIAMTTDEPQRLLLEANKKGQVTAGMIQENQNVKVLNSDQLIATLTENRPLKMELEVRMGKGYVPADMHEGLADEIGSIILDASYSPVKKVAYSVEQARVGQMTNYDKLILEVWTDGSVSPEDACAYSAKILKDQLSVFINFDELSSEAAEEEEDAIDLNPNLFKSIDELELSVRATNCLKAANIQLVGELVQRTEQSMLKTKNFGRKSLDEIRRVLDSMTLKFGMIVEDFDKKYQEWMKRKEKNEA; from the coding sequence ATGCTTATTGAGAACGGCGACAAACTCATCAACACCCGCAACTGGAGTGAACTGGTTAAACCCGAAAAGCTCGCTCGCGATCCAAAGTCCGGCGAAAATTACGGGAAGTTCATCTGTGAACCCCTGGAGCGCGGCTATGCCACTACTATAGGCAACGCCATGCGCAGGGTCCTTCTGTCCTCTATGCAGGGGTGTGCCATTGTTGCCGCCTCCATAGAAGGCGTGCAGCACGAGTTCACGACCATGCCTGGGGTTTTGGAAGACATGACTGAGGTGGTGCTCAACCTGAAGCAGGTTCGTATCGCTATGACCACAGATGAGCCCCAACGTCTCCTTCTCGAGGCGAATAAAAAGGGCCAGGTCACTGCCGGAATGATCCAGGAAAATCAGAATGTCAAAGTTCTGAATTCTGACCAGCTTATCGCCACCCTGACAGAAAACCGTCCCCTGAAGATGGAGCTTGAGGTGCGTATGGGCAAAGGGTATGTCCCTGCTGATATGCATGAAGGCCTTGCCGATGAAATCGGTTCCATCATTCTGGATGCGAGCTATTCTCCGGTTAAAAAAGTAGCATACTCCGTTGAACAGGCTCGTGTCGGTCAGATGACAAACTATGATAAATTGATCCTCGAAGTGTGGACAGACGGTTCTGTCTCTCCTGAGGATGCCTGTGCATATAGCGCCAAAATCCTGAAAGATCAGCTTTCCGTGTTCATTAATTTTGATGAACTTTCCTCTGAAGCTGCAGAGGAAGAGGAAGATGCCATTGATCTGAACCCGAACCTCTTCAAGTCAATTGATGAACTTGAACTTTCCGTTCGTGCCACCAATTGTCTGAAGGCTGCCAATATTCAACTTGTTGGTGAACTGGTTCAACGTACTGAACAGAGCATGCTCAAAACCAAGAACTTCGGTAGGAAATCACTCGATGAGATCCGTCGAGTCCTTGACAGCATGACTCTTAAGTTTGGTATGATCGTTGAGGATTTTGACAAGAAATACCAGGAATGGATGAAGAGGAAAGAGAAAAATGAGGCATAG
- the rplQ gene encoding 50S ribosomal protein L17, producing the protein MRHRKSGRKLNRSNSHRTAMFKNMARALLTYEQIRTTEAKAKELRRVVDKLITLALRNDLHTRRQAYKVLGSHQMVQRLFDVIGPRFEGGTGGYTRIIKLSQPRKGDCAPMVIIELTKKAVDTAPEAEKTESKED; encoded by the coding sequence ATGAGGCATAGAAAGTCCGGTCGCAAACTGAATCGGTCGAATTCTCACCGCACTGCCATGTTCAAAAACATGGCCCGTGCGCTCCTGACCTACGAACAGATTCGCACTACTGAAGCTAAAGCTAAAGAACTGCGTCGAGTTGTTGACAAGCTCATAACTTTGGCCTTGCGCAATGACCTTCATACACGCCGTCAGGCTTACAAGGTTCTTGGAAGTCACCAGATGGTGCAGCGTCTTTTCGATGTAATCGGTCCTCGCTTTGAGGGTGGTACAGGTGGATATACCCGTATTATCAAACTCTCTCAGCCCCGTAAGGGCGACTGCGCTCCTATGGTCATTATCGAATTGACCAAGAAAGCAGTCGATACCGCTCCTGAAGCGGAAAAGACTGAATCTAAAGAAGATTAG
- a CDS encoding selenium metabolism-associated LysR family transcriptional regulator, giving the protein MDVRKLDAFCKVYELQNFSKAGEVMYLSQPTISSHVANLEEELGVRLFDRLGRKVLPTQAGHVLYERAVAVFENLDQAKASIEMLRDKVVGELTIGCSTIPSHHILPGYLAKFSAKYPQVSFHVHTSDSSEIIRRVANGEYPVGLVGQKPEEEGLEALEIMGDEIVVVAANNASWLPQGNGSVPIEDVASLPWVMREKGSATRRVLESALETVGLSLLSLNVRCWVEGTCEAIAHTLSGVGVSVTSRLATEEYLKSGAMKQLDVPQLAGKRKFYLIYHRDRHMFPALQTFVDFVQSL; this is encoded by the coding sequence ATGGATGTACGCAAGCTTGATGCTTTTTGCAAAGTCTATGAGTTGCAAAATTTTTCTAAGGCTGGGGAGGTCATGTACCTTTCGCAACCGACAATAAGCTCTCATGTCGCGAATCTTGAGGAAGAGCTTGGTGTAAGGCTTTTTGATAGATTAGGTCGTAAAGTTTTGCCTACTCAAGCAGGACATGTGTTGTATGAAAGAGCTGTAGCTGTTTTTGAAAATCTTGATCAAGCTAAAGCTTCCATTGAAATGTTGCGAGATAAGGTTGTTGGTGAACTGACTATTGGGTGCAGCACTATTCCCTCGCATCACATCTTGCCAGGATATTTAGCCAAATTTTCGGCGAAATATCCTCAAGTCAGTTTTCATGTCCATACAAGTGATTCTTCAGAAATTATCAGACGTGTCGCAAATGGAGAATACCCTGTCGGTCTTGTGGGGCAGAAGCCTGAAGAAGAGGGACTTGAAGCTCTTGAAATCATGGGTGATGAAATTGTGGTTGTAGCCGCCAACAATGCTTCGTGGCTTCCTCAAGGAAATGGCTCAGTACCAATTGAAGATGTAGCGAGCCTACCATGGGTTATGCGTGAAAAAGGCTCTGCTACACGCCGTGTGTTGGAGTCTGCACTCGAAACTGTAGGACTGTCGTTATTGAGTCTGAATGTTCGCTGTTGGGTTGAAGGGACATGTGAAGCAATTGCTCATACTTTGAGCGGTGTTGGTGTCAGTGTCACATCCCGGTTGGCAACTGAAGAGTACCTTAAAAGTGGGGCAATGAAACAACTTGATGTGCCTCAACTTGCCGGCAAAAGAAAATTCTATTTAATTTACCACAGAGACAGACACATGTTCCCAGCACTGCAAACTTTTGTTGATTTTGTGCAATCTCTTTAA
- a CDS encoding menaquinone biosynthetic enzyme MqnA/MqnD family protein has protein sequence MTIQLGKIGYLNVLPIYHPIEKNLIENDFNIVSGPPSALNKLMDAGKLDLSANSSIEYARHFEKYYLIPHIAIGSCGPVQSVLLLSRYPKEELEGKTILVSSQTHTSAALLQILLSEFWKIKVNFVSGDATKELEEGELPDAILAIGDEALNLRYHPEYQSRVDLGEEWRNMTGLPFIFGVWIVRRESYHASPEKIRIACEKLIEGKDWGNEHIHDMCVLAADGSCLNEEEMCSYFDGLVYDLGSKEIQGLELFYQHLKKNDLISTIPELVFIP, from the coding sequence ATGACTATACAGTTGGGTAAAATAGGATATCTCAATGTCCTTCCGATATATCACCCGATCGAAAAGAATTTAATTGAGAACGACTTCAATATAGTCTCTGGCCCCCCATCCGCTTTGAATAAACTGATGGATGCAGGAAAGCTCGATCTTTCAGCCAATTCAAGTATCGAATATGCTCGACACTTTGAAAAATACTACCTTATTCCTCATATAGCCATCGGGAGTTGTGGCCCAGTGCAAAGTGTCCTTTTACTGAGTCGATACCCCAAAGAGGAACTTGAGGGAAAGACCATACTTGTCAGTTCCCAGACACACACTTCAGCGGCTCTTCTTCAGATTTTACTTTCGGAATTCTGGAAGATAAAAGTTAATTTTGTCTCCGGCGATGCAACAAAAGAGTTGGAGGAAGGGGAATTACCTGACGCAATCCTGGCAATTGGTGATGAAGCGCTGAACCTTCGCTATCATCCTGAGTATCAATCCCGTGTAGATCTCGGGGAAGAATGGAGAAACATGACAGGACTCCCCTTCATTTTCGGAGTGTGGATTGTCCGGCGCGAGAGTTACCATGCTTCACCGGAGAAGATCAGAATAGCTTGTGAAAAATTAATAGAAGGAAAAGATTGGGGAAACGAACACATTCACGATATGTGTGTTCTAGCAGCTGATGGCAGTTGCCTTAACGAAGAAGAAATGTGCTCATACTTTGATGGTCTTGTCTATGATCTGGGCAGTAAAGAAATACAGGGGCTTGAACTTTTTTACCAGCATCTCAAGAAGAACGACTTGATCTCAACCATCCCAGAGTTGGTTTTCATTCCTTAA
- the mqnC gene encoding cyclic dehypoxanthinyl futalosine synthase gives MILDSLYQKILNGNRINFDEATTLYKEADFFDLGYLANAVRWAKHPNPIVTYVVDRNINYSNICVCCCKFCAFYKEPDQEGGYVLTFEEIGEKIQETIDLGGTQILMQGGHHPDIPLSWYEEMLRYIKKHYTVHIHAFSPPEVVFWSEKEKIPIAKVIERLHKAGLDSIPGGGAEILVDAVRAEVAPNKCPADQWLSVMEEAHTQGLRTTATMMFGHVETVEQRLQHLFAIRETQDRTSGFTAFIPWTFQPDNTELPNCRKLTSVEYLRMLAVSRIVLDNIDNIQVSWVTMGPQIAQLALSFGGNDFGSTMIEENVVKAAGVSFRLTRKEIHGLVEAAGLTARQRSMDYTLLEQK, from the coding sequence ATGATTCTTGACTCACTCTATCAGAAAATACTCAATGGGAACCGCATCAATTTTGATGAAGCCACAACCCTCTACAAGGAGGCTGACTTCTTTGACCTAGGCTACCTTGCCAATGCGGTCCGATGGGCAAAACATCCGAACCCCATTGTAACTTATGTCGTGGACCGAAATATCAACTACTCCAATATTTGCGTCTGCTGTTGCAAATTCTGCGCATTTTACAAGGAACCTGATCAGGAAGGTGGGTACGTCCTGACCTTTGAAGAGATCGGCGAAAAAATTCAGGAAACGATCGACCTGGGTGGTACGCAGATTCTCATGCAAGGAGGCCATCATCCCGATATCCCTCTCTCATGGTATGAAGAGATGCTCCGATACATCAAAAAGCATTACACTGTGCACATACATGCATTTTCGCCACCCGAAGTCGTTTTTTGGAGTGAAAAAGAAAAAATCCCGATAGCCAAAGTTATTGAAAGGCTTCACAAGGCTGGATTAGATTCCATTCCAGGCGGCGGAGCGGAAATTCTTGTAGATGCTGTACGGGCTGAAGTGGCCCCGAACAAGTGCCCCGCAGACCAATGGCTAAGTGTTATGGAAGAAGCACACACCCAGGGCTTGCGTACAACAGCAACCATGATGTTCGGCCATGTCGAGACAGTTGAACAGCGCCTGCAACACCTCTTTGCCATCCGAGAGACTCAAGACCGCACATCCGGTTTTACAGCCTTTATCCCATGGACATTCCAACCGGACAATACAGAGCTTCCGAATTGCCGTAAGCTGACGAGTGTTGAGTATCTCAGAATGCTCGCAGTTAGCCGTATCGTTCTCGATAATATCGACAATATACAAGTCTCCTGGGTGACCATGGGACCCCAGATAGCCCAGCTTGCACTTTCTTTCGGGGGCAATGATTTTGGCTCCACCATGATAGAGGAAAATGTGGTCAAAGCGGCAGGGGTTTCCTTTCGTCTTACTCGGAAAGAGATACACGGGTTAGTCGAAGCCGCCGGTCTGACCGCACGACAACGAAGCATGGATTACACTCTTTTGGAGCAGAAATAA
- the mqnE gene encoding aminofutalosine synthase MqnE, with product MQLLQNDYFKNQDLGDIHAKVCAGKRLSFEDGMTLFDCPEPLAIGALANMVRTRMHGDKAFYVINQHINYTNICINGCVFCAYQREEGQNGAFVLNKEEVLAKIDSTALTPREIHIVGGCHPKLPLAYFEDILQAVKEKAPTAILKCFTAVEIAHFAELEETTTKEVLARLKAAGLDMLPGGGAEIFAPEVRKQICPRKSTAQEWLTIHEEAHKLGMKTNGTMLFGHIESRQHRIDHLMQLRESQDRGGGYTCFIPLPFLTENSQLTIEHPLTGLEKLRTIAISRLMLDNIPHIKAYWVMLGVKQAQAALKFGADDFDGTVVEEKIGHEAGATSEQGMTRSELEAMIRGCGCTPVERDGFFNEV from the coding sequence ATGCAATTATTACAAAATGATTACTTCAAAAACCAAGATCTTGGCGATATTCACGCCAAGGTGTGCGCGGGTAAACGCCTGTCTTTTGAAGACGGGATGACACTTTTTGACTGTCCAGAACCCCTGGCCATCGGAGCCTTGGCCAATATGGTGCGCACACGCATGCACGGGGATAAGGCTTTCTATGTCATCAACCAGCATATTAATTACACCAATATTTGTATCAATGGATGTGTCTTTTGCGCCTATCAGCGAGAGGAGGGACAAAACGGCGCTTTTGTCCTGAACAAAGAAGAGGTTCTCGCCAAAATAGATTCGACTGCGCTCACTCCCCGCGAAATTCATATAGTAGGAGGATGCCATCCGAAACTGCCGTTAGCCTATTTTGAAGATATCTTGCAGGCAGTGAAAGAAAAAGCTCCGACAGCCATTCTGAAATGTTTTACAGCTGTTGAAATTGCCCACTTCGCAGAGTTGGAAGAAACTACGACAAAAGAGGTCTTGGCACGGCTTAAAGCGGCAGGCCTTGATATGCTTCCCGGCGGTGGAGCGGAAATTTTTGCTCCCGAGGTGCGAAAACAAATCTGCCCTCGTAAATCAACAGCCCAGGAGTGGCTTACCATCCACGAGGAAGCACACAAGCTCGGTATGAAAACGAACGGGACCATGCTCTTCGGGCATATCGAATCCCGTCAACACCGCATTGACCATCTTATGCAACTTCGCGAATCCCAGGACCGAGGCGGTGGCTATACCTGTTTTATCCCCCTGCCTTTTCTCACTGAAAACAGTCAACTTACCATCGAGCATCCGCTCACGGGCTTGGAAAAACTGCGCACAATAGCTATCAGCAGACTTATGCTCGATAACATCCCACACATCAAAGCCTACTGGGTCATGCTTGGCGTGAAGCAAGCCCAGGCTGCGCTCAAATTCGGAGCAGATGATTTTGACGGGACAGTCGTTGAAGAAAAAATCGGCCACGAAGCCGGTGCAACCAGTGAACAGGGGATGACTCGCTCGGAGTTGGAAGCCATGATTCGCGGATGTGGCTGTACTCCTGTCGAACGAGACGGCTTCTTTAATGAGGTATAA
- a CDS encoding TetR/AcrR family transcriptional regulator — MNPQKTFENLPDEKRQRILSEATREFADHGYHQASINTIVNKLGIAKGSLFKYFGNKQGLFEYLFGDAISQFKQPLKAIRDTDSGDFFQRIEKSFLASGAFTQSHPHLYRIYLKMLFNENFPLREKFLTEIRRAHDKFLRQLVEDGIASGQLRKDLDIDITVFTIHSIFDRFLQSHTVPTLDHGVGPSGQSLEDLAQAMTDLLRHGLTESPN; from the coding sequence ATGAATCCTCAAAAGACATTTGAAAATCTACCCGATGAAAAACGCCAGCGGATTCTCTCGGAAGCGACCAGAGAATTTGCCGATCACGGCTATCATCAGGCCAGTATAAACACCATCGTCAATAAACTCGGGATTGCAAAAGGATCTCTCTTCAAATATTTCGGTAACAAGCAAGGACTTTTCGAATATCTTTTCGGCGACGCTATTTCACAGTTCAAGCAGCCTCTCAAAGCTATACGCGATACTGATTCCGGAGATTTCTTTCAAAGAATTGAAAAAAGTTTTCTGGCCAGTGGCGCATTCACCCAGTCTCATCCACATCTCTACCGCATCTATCTTAAAATGCTTTTCAATGAGAATTTTCCACTCAGGGAAAAATTTCTCACCGAAATAAGACGGGCACACGACAAATTCTTACGACAACTGGTTGAAGACGGTATAGCTTCAGGACAACTCCGAAAGGATCTGGATATCGATATTACTGTTTTCACCATCCATTCCATCTTTGACAGATTCCTTCAAAGCCACACAGTCCCAACTCTCGATCATGGAGTCGGACCAAGTGGACAATCATTGGAAGACCTTGCCCAAGCTATGACAGACCTTTTGAGACATGGCCTGACAGAGTCCCCCAACTAG